Proteins encoded in a region of the Plasmodium falciparum 3D7 genome assembly, chromosome: 1 genome:
- a CDS encoding bromodomain protein, putative, translating into METRRSLKEKYNQKDFDTSIQIVQNKNAGHKQTKNKNGEAKNVLKHSASEKSKAGNKNNRKGLQEKENNSSNLKEDLEKNIKNKRTNSKDTAKNNIKNNVPRRKEKKNNILSSTLCIGDDDKKEEDNDDIEDKYGDEKDKCGDEKDKCGDEQDKCGDKQDKCGDEQDKCGDKQDKCGDIKDKCDDIKDKCDDEDDNHNISRRLSIYEKKNIDFEKRKHGTHMNRITKEEKPSNISCIRGNNKNNHKATSKGNDNNNKVGGTQNVAEEISTTKGKLNNIKKSKNNNKCDDNNINNNNNNNCDDNNNNNFDDNNNNNNFDDNNNNNNCDDNINNNNCHDNNYDDDLIGHNIFEEKKENLKDLLKIINYNKESMNDLSDDKMEKKHLDIDNVLSNLCSDNNICSDDNICSDDNICSDDNICSNNNIYSDDNIYSDDNIYSDDNTYCDNNIYCDDDYKKNRLNEKNKQKHSSCFDKTLDDLSKIIQKNEENDLNIIKQIDEIIISEKESSQDSCTNVLNKIKKERNLTTHKDNIKNVKSVEKIRHRDDIVLCDGKAGKQGVEKKGTKENKEVDKISHGKLENNNNNNNNNNSKKNTSINTNININTNINISTNININTNININTNTNINTHSNTHSNNNTTICNNINSKIDKGHHNNVLKKSERSNKKENEEENNSDDDDDNDSYNSIEIEPLTHKLSENKSINNEQQIILNRSIKRRLSQILDNMKKKKIYKMINNENDDYTNICFSSHDIKEKLIERVMINKLTKITCHENDDLHNEYENTNYYLDKINLDVIYNKLHYDLYKNEEEFHDDVFVMFQVLKKMIEETKDKKEQMNLFNLRKNELKNYEQEFYKMLISIRGTKSANKFMMDQRRHHEKEEKYFLKFFIEPEKLSEHNNEKGVPSNKNKTTSNNNKNNKNKTNKTNNTNKTNNTNKTNNTNKTNNTNKTNKTSNNSYNNNSYNNNFVTEDDTCTHNKYKSSISSNMLKGLSLENHKNNLKDGINKEEVYDIINIYITDEEYDLNGKGGEDTYKDNISYVDNMDTISNTVLLSKPDNVNIINNNEDLHLESSININHSNNNTKCTYNDKCSSSISNSHDPIKNNDLLNAQKVLYPNYITSVQNVDKKNLYVLEEMNDHIKHSLGYDNTCYDNNKDDIKGDNNNDDDDDNNNQHNNYNYNGDEKSVSKAENSNKRLLKQWEKILRDNVLKLLKNDNNAFYFKTPVLEDININDNIKEEYRIKIKKPMDYITISRNLSDGIYKEPIDFYHDMKLIYKNCIDFNPDIEENKYIIEAAKSSDMKFEFLWNKWKEKINNNFCDLNNNIFNETYYIEFFKKITKKKKKHSSIYTLWIDYLISNNIDIQEFSKLRNININELNKKCKPNININDINLINYKKLNKNNLLSYIFKEEYNNIVNTKKKSLNVSSTAFVDEHIDNHTNKYVTQMIEGNDLTNLNIQMNHVDKSNYDNIKNCKDNISQLCNLYEMEKNHHLNRTHMSYEKFNLKDDTHHSDDKKHSTDHENSKKHNMDHINNSPIQEEKNNKIKIVLKDSNVVNNFEENMQHRNKSEEKKSTKMLKKRKRNKNVILFEENIFDNYLENKKSCMLKCEKNVFITDCFYYKNIFRNLHEFIDDKSTEGNDEKRSSHQNGTSCENVISNENVHNDDNVNNDDNVNNDDNVNNDDNVNNDDNKNNDDNVNNDDTKNNNINSGDVEQNDIRNLTEETKPIYDNKENIKKLWKEKMTTLYNYDNTNCKIHVFHYSPNEDKNNTYITNDVNNVNENFKIQSTQKTNNVHEQDGNILTVQEKTKDFMNKSCNISNDDKICIHIKKNNNIPMSNIPKNVFRGFSEVYQDESSSEDENNINEKNINEKNINEKNINEKNINEKNMNVHKHATNDQINESYECASFNDTLKCDVEYEKNVPAYFLTYGNIINNIISNEEETHQANISQMKNENKNCNVYDKDMSHTQMERNVAKKSDYNNEKKKNEVILKHTSEGNGNTYKDDKNYDDNKNYGDNKNYGDNKNYGDNKYYDDNKNYGDNKYYDDNKNYGDNKNYGDNKNYGDNKNYGDNKNDDDNKNYDENLMNSDDSILFNISNKNFYNFHLLFKKDEKLKKEFFLQNRISEKTLLLNLYVDYSSMEDTSFFRINNTNFYNYYFDDYFYFFIKSCYDLDLYIKIQRKNIFLTDEKYFEFLKIHIMNKSTKNKNVPFYLCNNSVEQNNNLIQVLQKCFKHFNLYNGNSSSTLTLYDSVNEISFLLSQIRIYIKEIDILLRLDINKNTNTTTISILKKKFGVMA; encoded by the exons atggaaACAAGAAGAagtttaaaagaaaaatataatcaaaAAGATTTCGATACATCTATACAGATtgttcaaaataaaaatgctGGCCACAAACAAACTAAAAACAAAAACGGAGAAGCAAAAAATGTATTGAAACACTCAGCTAGCGAAAAAAGCAAAgcaggaaataaaaataatagaaaaggtttacaagaaaaagaaaataattcttctaatttaaaagaagatttggaaaaaaatataaaaaataaaagaacaaataGTAAAGACACTgcaaagaataatataaaaaataatgttccGAGGaggaaagagaaaaaaaataatatcttaAGCAGTACCTTATGTATAGgagatgatgataaaaaggaagaagataatgatgatatagaAGATAAATATGGtgatgaaaaagataaatgtggcgatgaaaaagataaatgTGGCGATGAACAAGATAAATGTGGCGATAAACAAGATAAATGTGGCGATGAACAAGATAAATGTGGCGATAAACAAGATAAATGTGGTGATATAAAAGACAAGtgtgatgatataaaagacAAGTGTGATGATGAGgatgataatcataatattagTAGGCGTTTAAgcatatatgaaaaaaaaaacattgaTTTTGAAAAAAGGAAACATGGTACCCACATGAACAGAATAACGAAGGAAGAGAAACCTAGTAACATCTCTTGTATTAGAGggaataacaaaaataatcataagGCAACATCCAAgggtaatgataataataataaggtgGGAGGTACCCAAAATGTGGCCGAAGAAATAAGTACAACGAAAGGAaagttaaataatataaagaaaagtaagaataataataaatgtgatgataataatattaataataataataataataattgtgatgataataataataataattttgatgataataataataataataattttgatgataataataataataataattgtgatgataatattaataataataattgtcatgataataattatgatgatgatctCATTggtcataatatatttgaggagaaaaaagaaaatctaAAAGAtcttttgaaaataataaattataacaaaGAAAGTATGAATGATCTATCAGATGACAAGATGGAAAAAAAACATCTTGATATAGATAATGTTTTATCTAATCTGTGTAGTGATAACAATATATgtagtgatgataatatatgtagtgatgataatatatgtagtgatgataatatatgtagtaataacaatatatatagtgatgataatatatatagtgatgataatatatatagtgatgataatacatattgtgataataatatatattgtgatgatgattataaaaaaaacagattaaatgaaaagaacAAACAAAAGCATTCGAGCTGTTTTGATAAAACTTTAGATGATCTATCTAAAATTATTCAAAAGAATGAAGAAAACGATTTGAATATAATTAAACAAATAgatgaaattataatatcGGAAAAAGAATCATCACAAGATTCTTGTACAAATGTTttaaacaaaattaaaaaggaaagaaaTTTAACAACTCACaaggataatataaaaaatgtaaaaagtGTTGAAAAGATACGACATAGAGATGATATTGTGTTATGTGATGGTAAGGCAGGAAAGCAGGGAGTAGAGAAAAAGGGGACAAAGGAAAATAAAGAGGTAGATAAAATATCGCATGGTAagttagaaaataataataataataataataataataatagtaagaAAAATACAAgcataaatacaaatataaatataaatacaaatataaatataagcacaaatataaatataaatacaaatataaatataaatacaaatacaaACATAAACACACACAGCAACACACACAGCAACAACAACACAACaatttgtaataatataaatagtaaGATTGATAAGGGACATCATAATAATGTTCTTAAAAAATCAGAGAgaagtaataaaaaagaaaacgaaGAAGAAAACAATAgcgatgatgatgatgataatgatagtTATAATTCCATAGAAATAGAACCATTAACTCATAAACTTAGTGAGAATAAATCCATAAATAACGAACAACAAATTATTTTGAACAGAAGTATTAAAAGACGTTTATCACAGATATtagataatatgaaaaaaaagaaaatttataaaatgataaataacGAGAATGAtgattatacaaatatatgttttagtTCACATGATATAAAAGAGAAATTAATAGAACGTGTGATGATAAATAAGCTAACAAAAATAACATGTCATGAAAATGATGATTTACATAATGAGTATGAAAATAcgaattattatttagataaaataaatctagatgttatatataataaattacattatgatttatataaaaatgaagaagaattTCATGATGATGTTTTTGTAATGTTTcaagttttaaaaaaaatgattgaAGAAACAAAAGATAAAAAGGAACAAATGAACCTTTTTAACctaagaaaaaatgaattaaaaaattatgaacaagaattttataaaatgttgATATCGATTAGAGGAACGAAAAGTGCAAATAAATTTATGATGGATCAAAGACGTCATcatgaaaaagaagaaaaatattttttaaaattttttatagaaCCTGAGAAATTATCTGAGCATAACAATGAAAAAGGAGTTCCttcaaacaaaaataaaactactagtaacaataataaaaataataaaaataaaacaaataaaacaaataatacaaataaaacaaataatacaaacaaaacaaataatacaaacaaaacaaataatacaaataaaacaaataaaacaagtaacaatagttataataacaatagttataataacaattttgTAACGGAGGATGATACTTGTAcccataataaatataagtcGTCCATATCATCCAACATGTTAAAAGGATTAAGTTTAGAGAATCATAAAAACAATCTAAAAGAtggaataaataaagaagaagtttatgatattattaatatttatataacggATGAAGAATATGATTTGAATGGTAAAGGAGGTGAAGATACTTATAAAGATAACATATCATATGTTGATAATATGGATACTATATCAAATACCGTTTTATTATCCAAACCGGataatgttaatattataaataataacgaAGACTTACATTTGGAATCTTCAATTAATATTAACCATTCAaacaataatacaaaatgtacatataatgataaatgcTCATCATCAATTTCAAATTCTCATGATCCTATAAAGAATAACGATCTGTTGAATGCTCAAAAGGTTTTATATCCAAATTATATTACTTCTGTTCAAAATGTTGATAAGAagaatttatatgtattggAAGAAATGAATGACCATATAAAACATAGTCTGGGTTATGACAACACatgttatgataataataaagatgatataaaaggtgataataataatgatgatgatgatgataataacaaccaacataataattataattataatgggGATGAAAAGAGTGTTAGCAAAGCAGAGAACTCAAATAAACGATTACTTAAACAATGGGAAAAAATTCTCAGAGATAATGTTTTAAAACTTTTAAAAAACGATAATAATgccttttattttaaaacacCTGTCTTAGaagatattaatattaatgataatataaaagaagagtacagaataaaaattaagaaaCCTATGGATTATATTACCATATCTAGGAATTTATCAGatggtatatataaagaacCTATTGATTTTTATCATGATAtgaaattaatttataaaaattgtataGATTTTAATCCTGACAtcgaagaaaataaatatattatcgaAGCTGCTAAAAGTAGCGATATGAAATTTGAATTTTTATGGAATAAATGGaaagagaaaataaataataatttttgtgatctaaataataatatatttaatgaaacCTATTACAtagaattttttaaaaaaattaccaaaaaaaaaaaaaaacatagtTCTATTTATACATTGTGGATAGATTATCttattagtaataatatagatatacaagaattttctaaattaagaaatattaatattaatgaattaaataaaaaatgtaaacctaatataaatattaatgatattaatttaataaattataaaaaattaaataaaaataatctgTTATCTTATATATTCAAAGAAGAATATAACAACATagttaatacaaaaaaaaaatcattaaaTGTATCATCGACTGCGTTTGTGGATGAACATATAGATAatcatacaaataaatatgtaacaCAAATGATTGAAGGAAATGATTTAACAAacttaaatatacaaatgaatCATGTGGATAAATccaattatgataatatcaAAAATTGTAAAGATAATATTAGTCAATTATGTAACTTATATGAGATGGAAAAAAATCATCATTTAAACCGAACACATATGtcatatgaaaaatttaatttaaaagatgACACACATCATAGTGACGACAAAAAACATTCAACAGATCACGAGAATtcaaaaaaacataatatgGATCATATTAATAACTCTCCTAtacaagaagaaaaaaataataaaataaaaattgttttAAAAGATTCAAATGTGGTAAACAATTTTGAAGAAAATATGCAACACAGGAATAAAtcggaagaaaaaaaatctaCCAAAATgttaaagaaaagaaaacgaaataaaaatgtaattctttttgaagaaaatatttttgataattatttggaaaataaaaagagcTGTATGTTGAAATGTGAGAAAAATGTCTTTATAACCGactgtttttattataaaaatatttttagaaaCCTGCACGAGTTTATTGATGATAAATCGACTGAGGGGAATGATGAAAAAAGGAGTTCTCATCAAAATGGTACAAGTTGTGAAAATGTTATAAGTAATGAAAATGTgcataatgatgataatgtaaacaatgatgataatgtaaacaatgatgataatgtaaacaatgatgataatgtaaacaatgatgataataaaaataatgacgaTAATGTAAACAATGATGAtactaaaaataataatataaactcTGGTGATGTGGAACAAAATGATATTCGTAACCTAACCGAAGAAACCAAACCTATTTacgataataaagaaaatattaaaaaattatggaaagaaaaaatgaccacactttataattatgataatacaaATTGTAAAATACACGTATTTCATTATTCACCaaatgaagataaaaataatacatatattacaaatgATGTCAATAATGTCaatgaaaattttaaaattcaATCTACccaaaaaacaaataatgtGCATGAACAAGATGGAAATATTCTGACTGTTCAGGAAAAAACGAAAGATTTTATGAACAAGTCATGCAATATTtcaaatgatgataaaatatgtatacatataaaaaaaaataataatattccaaTGAGTAATATACCAAAAAATGTGTTTAGGGGTTTTTCGGAAGTTTATCAAGACGAAAGTTCTTCagaagatgaaaataatataaatgaaaagaatataaatgaaaagaatataaatgaaaagaatataaatgaaaagaatataaatgaaaagaatatgaaTGTACATAAACATGCAACAAATGATCAAATAAACGAAAGTTATGAATGTGCTTCTTTCAACGATACCTTAAAATGCGACGTGGAGTATGAAAAGAACGTCCCCGCATACTTTTTAACTTatggaaatattattaataatataatttctaACGAAGAGGAGACACATCAAGCTAATATTTCtcaaatgaaaaatgaaaataagaatTGTAATGTTTATGATAAGGATATGTCTCATACTCAAATGGAAAGGAATGTAGCGAAAAAAagtgattataataatgagaagaaaaaaaacgaaGTTATATTGAAGCATACTAGTGAGGGTAATGGTAATACTTATAAGGacgataaaaattatgatgataataaaaattatggtgataataaaaattatggtgataataaaaattatggtgataataaatattatgatgataataaaaattatggtgataataaatattatgatgataataaaaattatggtgataataaaaattatggtgataataaaaattatggtgataataaaaattatggtgataataaaaatgatgatgataataaaaattatgatgagAACCTTATGAATAGTGACGATTCCATTCTTTTCAACATAAGTaacaaaaatttttataattttcatttattatttaaaaaggatgagaaattaaaaaaggagttttttttacaaaataggATAAGCGAAAAGaccttattattaaatttgtaTGTTGATTATAGTAGTATGGAAGATACATCTTTTTTCCGTATAAATAATAcgaatttttataattattattttgatgattatttttatttttttataaaatcatGTTATGAtttagatttatatataaaaattcagAGAAAAAATATCTTCTTAACTGATGAAAAGTATTTCGAATTCTTAAAAATACACATAATGAATAAatctacaaaaaataaaaacgtCCCATTTTATTTGTGTAATAATTCTgtagaacaaaataataatttaatacaaGTTTTACAAAAGTGttttaaacattttaatttatataatggaaATAGTTCAAGTACCTTAACTTTATATGATTCTGTAAATGAAATatcttttcttctttcacaaataaggatatatataaag gaaatagatattttattaagaCTTGATATTAATAAGAATACAAACACGACGACAATaagtattttaaaaaaaaagtttggAGTAATGGCATAA
- a CDS encoding FAD-linked sulfhydryl oxidase ERV1, putative: protein MIFIEKCYEQSCKKRNKKNESNIKSIYENKKKEQIYPPDRDEIGRASWLILHTISANYPDNPSEYDKIKHTKFFYAFSNLYPCHICKLDLLHILKKYHLNCNNKINFSTFIYNLHNMINQEIGKDLFPCQDIQTIIDKYKTVD, encoded by the coding sequence ATGATATTTATTGAAAAGTGCTATGAACAGTCATGTAAGAagagaaataaaaagaatgaatCTAATATAAAGagtatatatgaaaataagaaGAAAGAACAAATATATCCACCCGATAGAGATGAAATAGGTAGAGCATCGTGGTTAATTTTACATACGATATCAGCAAATTATCCAGATAATCCATcagaatatgataaaataaagcATACGAAATTTTTTTATGCTTTTTCAAATTTATATCCTTGTCATATTTGTAAATTAgatttattacatattttaaaaaaataccaTTTAAATTGTaacaataaaattaatttttcaacttttatatataatttacataaCATGATCAACCAAGAAATTGGTAAGGACCTTTTCCCATGTCAGGATATACAAACGATAATTGACAAGTACAAAACAGTTGATTAA
- a CDS encoding DNA-directed RNA polymerase II subunit RPB9, putative, translated as MAEVRFCEECNNILYAKSDRKSKKLIYVCRSCEYISLKPNENNNIVARINYNYDRKEDIYIHPETKNDPALGRVRDWVCKQCGNNEAVFLQLAEKISYNPMALIYVCTNKHCHYWEKEAQQINDDNYFNSEKSSDISEDQDLLNNNFFLKSEKDNFVLSNHDDGYIKKNKKAWRTIKEEDDKDDDNDDDEEEEKKKNKQEEEEGNKLQEELYKILNLNEKKSNDKLQNEVQSEGENDYDINVEEYFCEE; from the exons atggCGGAGGTACGCTTTTGTGaagaatgtaataatattttatatgcgAAAAGTGATAGGAAAAGTAAAAAGTTGATATATGTTTGTAGGAGCTGTGAGTATATATCTCTGAAgccaaatgaaaataataatattgtggcaaggataaattataattatgatagaaa agaagatatatatatccacCCCGAAACCAAAAACGATCCAGCCTTAGGACGAGTAAGAGATTGGGTCTGTAAACAATGTGGAAATAATGAAGCGGTATTTTTACAGCTAGCTGAAAAGATAAGTTATAATCCTATGgcattaatatatgtttgtacAAATAAACATTGCCATTATTGGGAAAAAGAAGCTCAACAaattaatgatgataattattttaatagtGAAAAATCCTCTGATATTTCAGAAGATCaagatttattaaataacaatttttttcttaaaagtGAGAAAGATAATTTCGTTCTATCAAATCATGATGATggttatataaagaaaaataaaaaggcaTGGAGAAccataaaagaagaagatgataaggatgatgataatgatgatgatgaagaagaggaaaaaaagaaaaataaacaagaagaagaagaaggtAATAAATTACaagaagaattatataaaatattaaatcttaatgaaaaaaaatcaaatgaTAAATTACAAAATGAGGTTCAATCAGAAGGCGAAAATGATTATGACATAAACGTGGAGGAATATTTCTGTGAAgaatga